Below is a genomic region from Triticum dicoccoides isolate Atlit2015 ecotype Zavitan chromosome 5A, WEW_v2.0, whole genome shotgun sequence.
CTTTTTTAATATGGGTGTTTTTTTCAAAATATGTACTAACTAATAATTATGTGCATGATTTTGACCTATTTAATTATCCCTAATATTTTTCATTCTACAAAACTTGTTAACAATATTTCCATCTGTAAGAAAATTGCCAATAAAAATGGGTATAAAACCGGCCTTGTGCCGGCCCACGCAAAACAACGGGACACCTCTCAAACAAATCGGAAGATATGGCCTAGTCGATGCATGGCAAGGGCGTTCTACGACAAGGAAGGAGTTTTGTTTCGCTTACAGCGAGATAACGCATTTGGGCACCCCTAAATGGGCCAGTTCATTGCGGGAGGAGCACTCGGTCTCTAGCACATATTGCTTCATTTTTATTACTTTTATTTATTTTCACTGCGGGACAAACATGGAATCTTTCTCGGCTCCTTGCCCATCGTTCTTCCAGGAGTGATTGAGCCAGCGACCTTAGAAGCCATAGCCTGCCAAGAAGCGATTTCACTTGCAGCTGATCTTCCGTTTCACAGGCTTGTTATTGAATGTGACTGTAAGCCTATAGTTGAAGATATCAAGAATGGTATGGGAGGCTCCTATATCACGGGCATCAGGGAGGTAGCCAAGAGAAGAACCAGTTTCGGAGCTGCGAGTTCATGTATGAAGGCCGAGCTTCAAACAAGGAGGCACACAATCTTGTTAAATTTTCTTTCTCGCTCGACAAGGGTCACCACATGTGGCTCTTTGTTCCCCATGACCCTTTTTGTATCCCTTTAAATGTTGTAATTAATCAATAAAGAGCTTGCAACCCCTAAAAAACTTATTATATCTCTGAAGTAGAAAAAATATTTCttaaattgaaaaaaaatcatcaaacgtTAAAAATATCTTCACACGGTGTTAAAAAGAACTTCACACAACTTCTAATTTTTTTCAATAATATTAAAAATGTTCTTCACATTTAAAACACGTCCCCACATTATAATAAAATGTACCTAACatcttaaaaaaatgttttttgAGCACAATACAGACGCAGACGCTCATACACTCATCCATAATGCACATAtgcacatcctacccctatgagcacgccCGAGAGACTGAGTCGatacatcatcttgagattgacgaagtcgtcACAGACGCCTTCATAGTCGACGGAAACATCGCCTCCACAGAACGCAAAATCGCCGAAAGGCCTGGAATAAATTCAGGAAAATGCAAGCAGCGACTTAAATTCTGGTGGGCAGGGAATACCACTAACCTCTTAACCATGCAACCACATGTTggtttgcaaaaaaaaatattgcTACAACGCAAGCAAACGTCTGCGTAACTCAAACAGAAAGTTTCATATTAGTATTACAAAAATGTAAGTGTCATTttaaaaaaagattcagacatttcaaaaaatgtcttcTAACATTTAAAAAAATACTTACACAACATAAAGAATGTTCACATAGTTGAAAACAATGCTATCTTTAAAAAAATTATTCAGCATGCATTTGAAAAGAATGCACATATTCAAAAAAAATATTCAAGGACATATTTTGAAAAAATGTTAGAAATGTATAAAAATATTACTGATATATAGAAAAATGTAAAATGTGTATTAAAAAGTAGAGActcaaacatatatttgaaaaaagaagttcatcatgtatttgaaaaatattaaatgcgTATAAAATATGATCCTGATTTATAAGAAAATtttcaatgtgtatgaaaaaaatatcaaatgtgtatgaaaaaaatagACTTTGAAACAtatgtttgaaaaaaaaatcatgtattttaaaaaattaaacatgtataaaaatgatccTGATGTATACGAAAAATATAAAATGTGTATGAAGAAATTATACATGAAAAATATATTTAAGAAAATATTAATGACGTATTTAAAAAAATGGTAGATGTGTAAAAGTTGTTTTTGGTGTATATGAAAAAGATTAAATGTGTATTAAAAAATAAACGAAcatatattttaaaaaatattcatcatcCATTTAGATAATGTTAAACTTGTATAAAATGTTTCTCATCTATACGTGAACTGTATAGTGTGTatgaaaaagtagacatcaaaacatatatttgaaaaatgttcagcaTGTACAAAAATGTATTCGTGATGTATGCGAAACATGTATGTTGTGTATTTAAAAAGTAGATGTCTGTTCGACAAAGGTGAAGAGAAAATATAAATTAGAAAACCACTGAAAACTGATATAGAAAACCGAAAAAGGCGATATAAACACAGAAGAAAAAAAATGCGCTGGAAGGTTCGAAAACCGATTGCAAACCTACCTATGGAACCTTCCTAAAACTGTGTTAACGGGCCGACCACTAAAGAGGAACTAGCCCTGTACCTTAGCCATCACGGTGGGCGAGAAATACCCCCAACGTTTTAACAAGGCCACTGCATGTGGATTTTACTATGGCCGGGCAGGAAAAGCATCGACTACTTATGGGCGATATAATCTAGTACTTTCTCAGGCTTCATCTTCCAGCCCACCATCATGCTCTGCTTTTGAATTTTGCAATTCATGCAACCTTGAAGCGAGAGATATTGTGGTAAATCTTGGAATACCAATTATTGAAAGGAAAATTTCACATTCTCATCCTGCGAATGTCAAAGTGCTACTCCCTCCGACCCATAAGATTAGATGTTATCACAACCTATGAGTACATTAGTTGTAATAACATTATATTACTAGCAAAAAGGTCCGTGTGCTGCAACATGAGAAAAATAAAATCACAATCTTTAATGGTCATGATCCCATTTTGATGCATCATCAAGGtacactatcactctcaatttTGTGAAATCATGGACATTTTTCAAAACTCGTGAGCATAttttaaattatgaacattttcaaattcacaaacacTTTTTAAAATTTTCGAATATTTAataaaatcaagaacattttttgaattcatgaacattttatactatttgcaaacatttttttaattgtGAGCATTGTTTTAAACAATTTTCTTGAATTGACAAACATTTCTAGAATGGACGAATGTTGTTTTCGAAATTTGGAGAACAATTATTGAAATTTACGAACATTTTTTTATTTAAATGAATTTTCTTGAAATGCATGATTATTTTTCAATCAGCGAACATTTTATGAATCAATAAGCTATTTTGTAAGTCACAAATAGtttttgaatttttaggatatttATCCATTCATGAACTTTTTTGGAGTTGGCaaaattttgttcaatttcattaacatttttaatacactaAATTTGTAAAAAAacccatgaacatttttttaatttccaGAACATTGTTTgtgaaattttgaacattttttgtataagcaaacattttttgaatggaCAAACATTTCATGAATTCTTACacattttatttcaaaattttcatttttttaaatttccAAAACTTTTTTGAAATCCCGAAATTTTTAAAGTAGAAAAAATgaaacgaaaaaaagaaaaaaacgaaatTTTAAAAGCAGGCCCAGGACGGCCCAAACGGGCACACCAGCATGCAGAGCACAATATATGAGGTCCCTACTGCATGGGCCGACCCAGGCAGGGGATTTCCGTGTGTGAAAACATTTTTTATTACTTATAGGTGGCATTTTTTAAAGTAGAAAAAATAAAATGGAAAAGAAAGACAATAATTTAAAAAGTAGGCCGTTCGGACATGAGCCGGCCCAAACGGGCGCACCAGCATGCAGAGCACAATATAGGAGGTCCCTGATGCATGGGCGGCCTAGGCAAGGGATTCCCGTGTGTGAAAACGATTTTTATcaatggcattggtgggtaatatttTCCAACTTTGGAAGCAGTTTTCGTGACGTACCACAAGAAGCAATAGGCCCTTTATTAGGTAATATAGATATGACAAAAGGAGTTCTATCGATCAGTTATCTGTCGCATGGCCCAAAAAAACAATGGAAATTATATCCGGCGAACATCGGTGAGAGAACCCATCCCAGCGGACGCCTTCCCTGCCGTTTCACAAATCTTGGAGCAAGATCGATGCCATGTAGATCAGTTGGAGTCATTCGCGAAACACGTTTCTTGGCGCGCATTCTTTATTTTCTTCCTCTAAAATTTCATGACCAAGGTGCGTGAGGAGGGGTTCGAACTCGCGACATGCCGACCTCACGTGCACGGGACGGGGCGCTTACACTCGACCGAAGTGGGATTTTGTGAACACCCGTGACAAAACTGCTATTTGTATTTTAAATCTATATTTGTTTTAAATTCAATTTTATTTTCAAAAGTCTCATATTTTCCCGTTTTTGAAAGAACAAGAATCCCTATTTTGTAGACATGATTTTTTTCTAATAAAATTGCCATGTGCATTTCTAATTATAGGTAGCATGACAGTTTTTAGGTATTCATGGCATTCTTGGAATTGTTTTTTTACTTTCTCATAGGTTGTTTAATTATTATGAGGACAGCAGTTTCATTATTGATACCATGATTTTTTATTATTAATAGGATGGTTCTTCTTTTATTTATATCTGCCATTTTTATTATTAATAACATGTCATTTCTAATATTAAGAGGCTGATAGTTTTACTATTAAGAGCATGATAGAGGTGACCTTTTAATTGCTTGCATGAATTTTTTATTATCAAGAGGATGATATTTTTATTATTAAGAAGATTGAAGTTTCATTGTTTATTGGCATGGCAAAAAAATCACTGACACGACACTTTTTATGAGTTTTTGCACAGTGGaccaaataaagaaaaaataaatacACATGGGCATTTTTCTTTCCGGTCCATGGCAAAAATAAAATGTTGTCCAAAGACATGACTTTTTTTTGCACAATGAAATATCTCCAAGGCAAATTTCAAAAAAGAAGATATTGTTTTTAATGACGCCATTGTAAAATTATAAATTAGAGAAATGACCATTTTATAAAGTAGCATGAAATTTTATATTTCCAAAATCATGGCATTTATAATTTTATGTTTTCTCTATTATTTTAACAAAAATGTGTACATTTTTGTTCATGGCATTAGAAAACCCTCTAACTGGGCCTGTGGGCCAATCTAGGTTCGCCGTGGCCCTCCCCTTGGCGAACCAGGGTGAAACATTCATTGAGAGCTGCTCACCCTGCCGAATGAAATAGTTCGATGGGAGCTGCTTCAGACGACTATTTGGgatattagagcaactccaacgcgccgatCTAAACAGACGCGTATTTTGTTCGCTCAATTTTTGTAGCTCTTTTTATGACATATCAATGAAATTAGGCCAAGATCACATAATTCAAACAAAAATAGAAATATCTCATAGTTTCACACCCAAATAAATATCTCATATTTTATAAGTCAAAATAAAAATTAAATTTATCCGAAAAGAAAAAATAGCCGATACACCTATTGGTTTGCCAAGGTGAGCCCACATATGCTTCACAAATCATCTTATAGTTGAATGTGAGTTTTCCAATCACACATTTGATGATGAAATTTGATTAACTGTGCAAACGTTGTCTTTCCTTCATACTCAGGCACAACATTGTTACCCTCAAACTAAAACCCTTGATTGTAGATTTTATCCGAACGCTCATCATAtaagatcatgttgtgcatgatcacacaatcaGTCATCACCTCTCACAACTTCTTGGTGCTCTAAGTTCTACCAgaataccgaacgatgccccatcgagatcgAAGAACACCGAAGGcacgctccacatccttcctaCCACTCTCTTGTGCTTGGGCAAatctcttcctcttctcttctacaaGGTTGGAGATTGTCTTCACAAGAGTAGTCCACTGGGATAGATATAGTCAGCTAGATAGTATCCTTTGTTGTAGTGGTGGCCATTGATCTCAGCATTGACCTTCGAATAGTTGCCTTTTGCAGTCTTCCAAACACCGGAGAGCGCCGAAGCACGTTGATGCCGTTGTGAAATCTAGCCATGCCAAAAAAAGAGTGCCAAATTCAGAGATCTTGTGAAGTCACAAcctcaagtatgacagtgcaagaTTTGACATGGCCCCTATACTGCCCCTGCCAAGCTTAAGGGCAGTTCTTGCACTCTCATTGCATACAATCTATACTACGAAGCATCCCCGGAAAGCCCCTACTGGCACTAATCGCCACCAATCGGGTTGTATCTGCAGCAGTTGTCTCTCAAGTACTCCGAGCCAAACACTGCTACCACAGCTTTCCAGAACTTGTACATAAAGTCTAGACACGTGGACTCGCTCATTCGAATatactcatcaatgagatcactaggaactccgtatgcaagcatccgaatagctgcagtgcatttctgataagaggagaaggcAATCTTTCCAAGGGCATCGTCCATGCACNNNNNNNNNNNNNNNNNNNNNNNNNNNNNNNNNNNNNNNNNNNNNNNNNNNNNNNNNNNNNNNNNNNNNNNNNNNNNNNNNNNNNNNNNNNNNNNNNNNNNNNNNNNNNNATACAGTTGAACACATCTCTAGCAATACGGCAACGACACCGGAATAGTTGGTGTTTAAAGAGCGGGTTAGGAGACTCAAAGTAGTCCTGCCAGAGTAGGCAATGgtcgctctctcggttgcgatttAACGTCGAAGTATGCCCCGGGATCGACGTGGTCATGGACGACCAAAGCAGCGGCCAAATATCCTCATCGTCGGATGAAGAATCATCTGAATCGCAAATGAAATTGTGCAAAATGTACTTGTCGCCGGAGTCCATTTATACCTTGTGGGCAAACCGTCGAACACTTTGCGGGTGTCGTGGAAGAAGCCGGCCGGTTAAGAGCCTCGCGCCTCTGCAAGACCATGTAGCAGGCCGGGAGGCGAACGTGGCGGCGCCCAATGTGCGAGGTAGCTGCACTTGCGTGCTGCCGACAGGGGAGACGAGGGCGTGTTGACGGCAAAACGGTCCACCAAACGCCGTAGTAGAGGGTCGTGGGAGGATGGCGTGCTCCTGGGGGTGTGGGTGCGGGCGGCCGGCCTAGGCACCGGAACTGGGCGACGGGTGGGGCGGTCGGATGTGCTTGCTGTCGATGGGAGGAAGGGGGAATGACTAATGTGCCATCGGCTAGCGGGCCAGAGAAAAACAAGGATAGGCATCGCGCGCATCCGCGCCGACGTAAACCCGGCTCAAATTTAGGCATGAAATGAGTCGCGCGCGGATAAAAAATAGACGCTCATCCGTTTGGGTCGTCGCGTTGAGCCGTTCGATCCAAACTAACACACGCGGGCAGCTTGAGTCTGCGCGATTGGAGTCGCTCTCAGGGTCCAAGAACACAAACCCTCGATGTATGTAGCACGGAGCAGTCTTATATGTTACTGTCAGGCATTCAAGCTAAACAGAAATAATCTGTCCAAATCCGCGTCTCGAAAACACGAAGCAATGTCTAAACTCTGCTCTCCAGAATTTCATATGAAAGGATGTCGATTTGACGAGAAGGCAGGCAAACTCATGTTCGGGTAGGCTAGTCTGGTCCCTGTCGTGCCGAGCTTCCTGCATCTCCGTCAGTCGTGCCGATACAGCGATGCCCAGCAGAGACGCGATAGCGGCCGGCCGCACGTCTCTCCCCTCCCCTCCGTGTAGCCGAGTCGGAGGAATTGAGCATCCGCAACACACCGTCATGTCCCTCCATGGCCGTCGGCGCTATCGCTCCATGCTCCCTGTGGCAGCAGACATTGACCGGGAATTTCCTTGCCCGACCACCCGGCATGGCCGGCGAGCGGAACGGCGGGGCGCTGTGGAGAATCTTGCCGACGGAAGGCGCGTCCGCGCGCAAGCTCCAACCGGACATCTCGTCACTCCAGGGAAGAAACTCGATCCGGCGATTGGAAGGAAGATCTGCGACGCGACGCGGCCACGCAGGTGTGTTCCGCTCACACACAAACACTGGAATCGTTGTGCAGAGGAACCCTAATACTCTGGCTTTGAATTTTCAATAGTCTTGttttataaaaataataataataatatagttTTTGTCTTCCACATGCTTAGCTCAGAGTAACTCTAGCAGAGTCGTCGGATCGGCCTGATTGACATAATAAACGCTAATACGATGATTTTGGCCAAAAAAATCACTCTAACAGAGTCATCATCCTGCCCCGAGTCACTATAATTTATAGAGGGCGCTTCATATCAAGCTTGTGATCCTTCATATTTAAAGGATGTGGGTGTTGGTTTTCGTGCCCGCACCATCCGTCAACTGATGTGTAGGAGGGGGAAGCATGCCAATTAATGGCAGCCACTCCTGCCAT
It encodes:
- the LOC119301587 gene encoding uncharacterized protein LOC119301587, which gives rise to MPSRDAIAAGRTSLPSPPCSRVGGIEHPQHTVMSLHGRRRYRSMLPVAADIDREFPCPTTRHGRRAERRGAVENLADGRRVRAQAPTGHLVTPGKKLDPAIGRKICDATRPRRESREMMTILLLH